A window of Xylophilus sp. GW821-FHT01B05 contains these coding sequences:
- a CDS encoding efflux transporter outer membrane subunit — translation MLHSSSPLARCALAGALAATLAGCAVGPDYVRPAPPTGATLPAFKEQGPWQAAAPATIDADGAWWKLYGDPQLDALVEQANSANQTVRQAEAQYRAAQALVQGAQSSLFPTVGVSASENRARTNTASSVLQNTHANSLAASWEPDLWGRVRRSVEQAGDTAQASAADLAGARLTIQATLVNSYFQLRVYDQQKELYARTIEGYRKALQLTQSQYRAGIVTRADVASANTALTAAEALAIDVNLSRQQLEHAIAVLQGKTPTEFSLPPAPIVAQLPVVPVGLPSELLQRRPDIAGAERRMAAANAAIGVAQAAWYPNLTLGASAGFSGAGLAPLFSTPDRVWALGATLAATLFDGGLRQSQNDQARANFDAAAASYRQTVLAGFQEVEDNLAALRELEKERAKQEEAVQSSRDAERMLLAQYRAGTTPYTTVITAQATTLSNERTAMQLAARQFTASVTLVRAVGGGWNAAQLPAPNARPAQAKDAPANATALTATAQE, via the coding sequence ATGCTCCATTCTTCCTCTCCTCTTGCGCGCTGCGCCCTGGCAGGGGCGCTTGCCGCGACGCTGGCGGGTTGCGCCGTGGGGCCTGACTATGTGCGCCCCGCGCCGCCCACCGGCGCCACCTTGCCGGCCTTCAAGGAGCAAGGCCCCTGGCAGGCGGCGGCGCCCGCCACCATCGACGCCGACGGCGCCTGGTGGAAGCTCTACGGCGACCCGCAGCTCGACGCCCTGGTGGAGCAGGCCAACAGCGCCAACCAGACCGTGCGCCAGGCAGAGGCCCAGTACCGCGCCGCACAAGCCCTGGTGCAAGGCGCGCAATCTTCGCTCTTCCCGACCGTGGGCGTGAGCGCCTCCGAGAACCGGGCGCGCACCAACACCGCCAGCTCGGTGCTGCAGAACACGCATGCCAACTCCCTGGCCGCCAGTTGGGAGCCCGACCTGTGGGGCCGCGTGCGGCGCTCGGTCGAGCAGGCCGGCGACACCGCCCAGGCCAGCGCGGCCGACCTGGCCGGCGCGCGCCTGACGATCCAGGCGACGCTGGTCAACAGCTACTTCCAGCTGCGCGTGTACGACCAGCAGAAGGAGCTGTACGCGCGCACCATCGAGGGCTACCGCAAGGCCTTGCAGCTGACCCAGAGCCAGTACCGCGCGGGCATCGTCACGCGCGCCGACGTGGCCTCGGCCAACACCGCGCTCACGGCCGCCGAGGCATTGGCCATTGACGTGAACCTGTCGCGCCAGCAGCTGGAGCACGCCATCGCCGTGCTGCAGGGCAAGACGCCGACCGAGTTCTCGCTGCCACCGGCGCCCATCGTGGCGCAGTTGCCGGTGGTGCCGGTGGGCCTGCCCTCGGAACTGCTGCAGCGCCGCCCCGACATCGCGGGCGCCGAGCGCCGCATGGCCGCCGCCAACGCCGCCATCGGCGTGGCACAGGCGGCCTGGTACCCCAACCTGACCCTGGGCGCCAGCGCCGGCTTTTCCGGTGCCGGGCTCGCCCCCTTGTTCTCGACCCCCGACCGGGTCTGGGCGCTGGGCGCGACGCTGGCAGCCACGCTGTTCGACGGCGGCCTGCGCCAGTCGCAAAACGACCAGGCGCGCGCCAACTTCGATGCCGCAGCGGCCAGCTACCGGCAGACCGTGCTGGCCGGCTTCCAGGAAGTCGAAGACAACCTGGCGGCGCTGCGCGAACTGGAGAAAGAGCGGGCCAAGCAGGAAGAGGCCGTGCAGTCCTCGCGCGACGCCGAACGCATGCTGCTGGCCCAGTACCGCGCCGGCACCACGCCCTACACCACGGTCATCACCGCCCAGGCCACGACGCTGAGCAACGAGCGCACCGCCATGCAGTTGGCGGCACGCCAGTTCACCGCCAGCGTGACCCTGGTCCGGGCCGTGGGCGGCGGCTGGAATGCCGCGCAGCTGCCCGCACCCAACGCCCGGCCGGCACAGGCCAAGGACGCCCCCGCCAACGCAACAGCCCTCACGGCCACGGCCCAGGAATGA
- a CDS encoding efflux transporter outer membrane subunit gives MKRLSLIACAVLAGCGSLAPDYQRPAAPIPGTWAPARVAPDTATPAPALDWRSFFLDERLRQVVGLALEHNRDLRVAALNIERTRAQYGIQRANLFPAVNATVAGSRTGAAADTAASGRASTLNQFNAGVGFASYEIDFFGRLRNLDDAALETFFATAETRRSVQISLVADVANAWLTLAADQRRLQLAQDTLKSQQASYDLTRQAHALGSESGLTLAQSRTTVDTARSDVASYSRLVAQDRNALALLVGASVPDTLLPRAADPAAPAAALVAVPEGLPSELLQNRPDVLAAEHTLQGASANIGAARAAFFPRISLTASAGSASRELDRLFANGNGSWTFAPQIVLPIFSGGALRASLDVARITRDINVAQYEKTLQTAFREVSDALDARATLGEQLDAQRSLRDATETALRLSQARFRTGMDSYLDVLVSERAFYTAGQNLITLQLAEQANRITLYKTMGGGWG, from the coding sequence ATGAAGCGCCTGAGCCTCATCGCCTGCGCTGTGCTGGCCGGCTGCGGCAGCCTGGCACCGGACTACCAACGGCCTGCAGCGCCCATCCCCGGCACCTGGGCGCCCGCGCGCGTCGCGCCCGATACGGCAACGCCGGCACCCGCGCTGGACTGGCGCAGCTTCTTCCTCGATGAACGCCTGCGCCAAGTGGTCGGGCTGGCGCTGGAGCACAACCGCGACCTGCGGGTGGCGGCGCTCAACATCGAGCGCACCCGCGCGCAGTACGGCATCCAGCGCGCCAACCTGTTCCCGGCCGTGAATGCCACCGTGGCCGGCAGCCGCACCGGTGCCGCCGCCGACACCGCCGCCAGCGGCCGCGCCTCCACGCTCAACCAGTTCAATGCGGGCGTGGGTTTTGCCAGCTACGAGATCGACTTCTTTGGCCGGCTGCGCAACCTGGACGACGCCGCACTGGAGACCTTCTTTGCCACCGCCGAGACGCGCCGCAGCGTGCAGATCAGCCTGGTGGCCGACGTCGCCAACGCCTGGCTCACGCTGGCGGCCGACCAGCGCCGGCTGCAGCTGGCGCAGGACACGCTCAAGAGCCAGCAGGCGTCCTACGACCTGACGCGGCAGGCGCATGCGCTGGGCTCGGAATCCGGGCTGACGCTGGCGCAGTCGCGCACCACGGTGGATACGGCCCGCTCCGACGTCGCCAGCTACAGCCGCCTGGTGGCGCAAGACCGCAATGCGCTGGCGCTACTGGTCGGCGCCAGCGTGCCCGACACCTTGCTGCCCCGCGCGGCCGACCCGGCGGCACCTGCCGCCGCGCTGGTAGCCGTGCCGGAAGGCCTGCCGTCCGAGCTGCTGCAGAACCGGCCCGACGTGCTGGCGGCCGAGCACACGCTGCAGGGCGCCAGCGCCAACATAGGTGCGGCGCGTGCGGCCTTCTTCCCGCGCATCAGCCTGACCGCTTCCGCCGGCAGCGCCAGCCGCGAGCTGGACCGGCTGTTTGCCAACGGCAATGGCAGCTGGACTTTCGCACCGCAGATCGTGCTGCCGATCTTCAGCGGCGGCGCCTTGCGCGCCAGCCTGGACGTGGCGCGCATCACGCGCGACATCAACGTGGCGCAGTACGAGAAGACGCTGCAAACCGCCTTCCGCGAGGTGTCTGATGCGCTGGACGCACGCGCCACGCTGGGCGAGCAGCTGGACGCCCAGCGCTCGCTGCGCGACGCCACGGAAACCGCGCTGCGCCTGTCGCAGGCGCGCTTTCGCACCGGCATGGACAGCTACCTCGACGTGCTGGTGTCCGAGCGCGCCTTCTACACCGCAGGGCAGAACCTGATCACGCTGCAACTGGCGGAGCAGGCGAACCGCATCACGCTCTACAAGACCATGGGCGGTGGTTGGGGATGA
- a CDS encoding PIN domain-containing protein: protein MRPCLVLDTNIVLDVFLFNDPAAQPVRAALEAGTLDWVATASMRVELARVLGYPQIVSRLAFYGLADVQVLAQFDRYARIVPVAPKVPVTCKDPDDQGFIDLAVAHRAQLLSKDRAVICMRKRLAALGVVAGTVMASAVVDPSQLLPARPTPSA from the coding sequence ATGCGGCCCTGCCTGGTGCTGGACACCAACATCGTGCTCGACGTGTTTCTGTTCAATGACCCGGCGGCGCAGCCGGTGCGCGCCGCGCTGGAGGCCGGCACGCTGGACTGGGTTGCCACGGCCTCGATGCGGGTGGAGCTGGCGCGGGTGCTGGGCTATCCGCAGATCGTGTCGCGGCTGGCCTTCTACGGGCTGGCTGACGTGCAGGTGCTGGCGCAGTTCGACCGTTATGCGCGCATCGTGCCGGTCGCGCCCAAGGTGCCCGTGACCTGCAAGGACCCGGACGACCAGGGCTTCATCGACCTGGCCGTGGCGCACCGCGCGCAACTGCTCAGCAAGGACCGCGCGGTGATCTGCATGCGTAAGCGCCTGGCGGCGCTGGGCGTGGTGGCCGGCACCGTCATGGCGTCTGCGGTGGTCGATCCGTCGCAGTTGCTACCGGCGCGCCCGACCCCATCCGCGTAA
- a CDS encoding efflux RND transporter periplasmic adaptor subunit, with translation MDASTSPALSPLPHRPRRGLLILIVLVLLVAAALYLRHRWAAAPPVAEAPAVPVTTVAVARKTVPITLRGVGTALPIASVTVHSRVDGQLDSVAFTEGQDVKAGQVLARIDPRSYQAQLAQVVAQKAKDAAQLANARADLARYEMLIKEDATTQQTLDTQKALVNQLQAAQQTDDAQINYAQVQLNYTTITAPISGRVGARLVDPGNIVHAADTTGLVVINQIDPIAVQFTLPESSFQAVNRALRATPGQLQVTAVTHDTQEVLGTGRLVLLNNQIDTTTGTVALKAHFPNAEHKLWPGQSVDARITLGERSDVLAVPAAVVQRSQDGYFAYVVDADNKVQPRPVEVVDTSDGQTVIGKGLAEGERVVLDGQYRLRPGARVAEAKPAAAGARP, from the coding sequence ATGGACGCCTCGACAAGCCCCGCCCTTTCTCCTCTCCCGCATCGTCCGCGCCGCGGCCTGCTGATCCTCATCGTGCTGGTGCTGCTGGTGGCCGCCGCGCTCTACCTGCGCCACCGCTGGGCCGCTGCGCCCCCCGTGGCCGAAGCGCCCGCCGTGCCGGTCACCACCGTGGCCGTGGCGCGCAAGACCGTGCCGATCACGCTGCGCGGCGTGGGCACGGCGCTGCCGATTGCGTCGGTGACGGTGCATTCGCGGGTTGATGGCCAGCTCGACTCGGTGGCCTTCACCGAAGGCCAGGACGTGAAGGCCGGCCAGGTGCTGGCACGCATCGATCCCCGCAGCTACCAGGCGCAACTGGCCCAGGTCGTGGCGCAAAAGGCCAAGGATGCCGCCCAGTTGGCCAACGCACGTGCTGACCTGGCGCGCTACGAGATGCTGATCAAGGAAGACGCCACAACGCAGCAAACGCTGGACACGCAAAAGGCCCTGGTCAACCAGTTGCAGGCCGCGCAGCAGACCGATGACGCACAGATCAACTATGCGCAGGTGCAGCTCAACTACACCACCATCACCGCGCCGATCAGCGGGCGCGTGGGCGCACGCCTGGTCGACCCGGGCAACATCGTGCATGCGGCCGACACCACGGGCCTGGTCGTCATCAACCAGATCGACCCGATCGCGGTGCAGTTCACTCTGCCTGAGAGCAGCTTCCAGGCGGTGAACCGCGCGCTGCGCGCAACACCGGGCCAGTTGCAGGTGACGGCCGTCACGCATGACACGCAAGAGGTGCTGGGCACCGGCCGGCTGGTGCTGCTGAACAACCAGATCGACACCACCACCGGCACGGTGGCGCTCAAGGCGCACTTCCCCAATGCCGAGCACAAGCTGTGGCCAGGCCAGTCGGTCGATGCGCGCATCACCCTGGGCGAGCGCAGCGACGTGCTGGCGGTGCCGGCCGCGGTAGTGCAGCGCAGCCAGGACGGCTACTTCGCCTATGTGGTGGATGCCGACAACAAGGTGCAGCCACGGCCGGTGGAAGTGGTCGATACCAGCGACGGCCAGACCGTCATCGGCAAGGGCCTGGCCGAAGGCGAGCGCGTGGTGCTGGACGGCCAGTACCGCCTGCGGCCCGGCGCCCGTGTGGCGGAGGCCAAGCCCGCAGCGGCAGGGGCCCGCCCGTGA
- the ureE gene encoding urease accessory protein UreE yields MHTISKLIPQGRGLAPVLLKRAATVELDWDVRQKSRFDATDSGGRALGIFLPRGTLVRGGDVLVAEDGSLVRVLAAAQPVLRITPCAEHGTPFDLVRAAYHLGNRHVPIELRPDYLQIEPDHVLADMLRAMHLIVREAVEAFEPEGGAYGAHGGGHGHGHAHEHAHEHGHEHPAPAAAPHVHGPDCQHDHGHSHAPAPAPVQFHAQRPARG; encoded by the coding sequence ATGCACACGATCAGCAAGTTGATTCCCCAGGGCCGCGGCCTGGCCCCGGTCCTGCTCAAGCGCGCCGCCACCGTCGAACTCGACTGGGACGTGCGCCAGAAGAGCCGCTTTGACGCCACCGACAGCGGCGGCCGCGCGCTCGGCATCTTTCTGCCGCGCGGCACCCTGGTGCGCGGCGGCGACGTGCTGGTGGCAGAAGACGGCTCGCTGGTGCGGGTGCTGGCGGCGGCGCAGCCGGTGCTGCGCATCACGCCCTGCGCCGAGCACGGCACGCCCTTTGACCTGGTGCGCGCCGCCTACCACCTGGGCAACCGCCATGTGCCGATAGAGCTGCGGCCCGACTACCTGCAGATCGAGCCCGACCACGTGCTGGCCGACATGCTGCGCGCCATGCACCTGATCGTGCGCGAGGCGGTGGAAGCCTTCGAGCCGGAAGGCGGCGCCTACGGCGCGCACGGCGGTGGACATGGCCACGGGCACGCACATGAGCACGCACATGAGCATGGCCACGAACACCCGGCGCCGGCAGCTGCCCCGCATGTGCATGGCCCGGACTGCCAGCATGACCATGGCCACAGCCACGCGCCGGCACCGGCACCAGTGCAGTTCCACGCACAGCGCCCGGCCCGTGGCTGA
- the ureG gene encoding urease accessory protein UreG produces the protein MSSALHHIANRTKKLPPLRVGIGGPVGSGKTTLLEMLCKTMRDKWDLIAITNDIYTKEDQRLLTVSGALPAERIMGVETGGCPHTAIREDCSINLEAIDRMLTEFPDADVVFVESGGDNLAATFSPELSDLTIYVIDVAAGEKIPRKGGPGITKSDLFVINKTDLAPHVGANLAVMEADTKRMRGARPFVMTNLKTQTGLQEVIAFIEQRGMLQAA, from the coding sequence ATGAGTTCTGCCCTGCACCACATCGCCAACCGCACCAAGAAACTGCCGCCGCTGCGCGTGGGCATAGGCGGCCCGGTCGGCTCCGGCAAGACCACGCTGCTGGAAATGCTCTGCAAGACCATGCGCGACAAGTGGGACCTGATCGCCATCACCAACGACATCTACACCAAGGAAGACCAGCGCCTGCTGACCGTCAGCGGCGCGCTGCCGGCCGAACGCATCATGGGCGTGGAAACCGGTGGCTGCCCGCACACGGCGATCCGGGAAGATTGCTCGATCAACCTTGAGGCCATCGACCGCATGCTCACCGAATTCCCGGACGCCGACGTGGTGTTCGTCGAATCCGGTGGCGACAACCTGGCCGCCACCTTCAGCCCCGAGCTGAGCGACCTGACGATCTACGTGATCGACGTGGCGGCGGGCGAGAAGATCCCGCGCAAGGGCGGCCCCGGCATCACCAAGAGCGACCTGTTCGTGATCAACAAGACCGACCTGGCGCCGCACGTGGGCGCCAACCTGGCCGTGATGGAGGCCGACACCAAGCGCATGCGCGGCGCACGCCCCTTCGTCATGACCAACCTCAAGACCCAGACCGGGCTGCAAGAGGTGATTGCCTTCATCGAGCAGCGCGGCATGCTGCAGGCGGCTTGA
- a CDS encoding urease accessory UreF family protein, whose product MTMATATRRHRHQCSSTHSARPVAEAAEAAPGFTPGLLQLIWLASPALPVGGFSYSEGLEAGVEWAGVATEKVASDWITDQLQLALARGDLAVLAQAVPAARAGNVERLRTLDAWVRQTRETSELRLQAEQMGRSLADWLRGLHPDDAGLLAGWQPTYPVAFAVAAARTEAAVVDICAAFAFGWAENMVQTALKSVPLGQSAGQRILARLAGAIPQAVAHAMALGDDDRQALSPMLAILSARHEVQYSRLFRS is encoded by the coding sequence ATGACCATGGCCACAGCCACGCGCCGGCACCGGCACCAGTGCAGTTCCACGCACAGCGCCCGGCCCGTGGCTGAGGCTGCCGAAGCCGCGCCGGGCTTTACGCCCGGCCTGCTGCAGCTGATCTGGCTGGCCTCGCCGGCCTTGCCGGTGGGTGGGTTTTCTTACTCAGAAGGGCTTGAAGCCGGCGTGGAGTGGGCGGGAGTAGCTACAGAAAAAGTAGCGTCCGACTGGATCACCGACCAACTGCAGCTGGCGCTGGCGCGCGGTGACCTGGCCGTGCTGGCGCAGGCCGTGCCTGCCGCCCGTGCCGGTAACGTCGAGCGGCTGCGCACGCTCGATGCCTGGGTGCGCCAAACCCGCGAAACCAGCGAACTGCGCCTGCAGGCCGAGCAAATGGGCCGCTCGCTGGCCGACTGGCTGCGCGGCCTGCACCCGGACGACGCCGGCCTGCTGGCCGGCTGGCAGCCGACCTACCCGGTCGCGTTTGCGGTCGCTGCCGCGCGCACCGAGGCGGCGGTGGTCGATATCTGCGCCGCCTTTGCCTTTGGCTGGGCCGAGAACATGGTGCAGACCGCGCTCAAGTCGGTGCCGCTGGGCCAGAGCGCGGGCCAGCGCATCCTGGCGCGGCTGGCCGGCGCCATCCCGCAGGCCGTGGCCCATGCCATGGCGCTGGGCGACGACGACCGGCAGGCGCTCAGCCCCATGCTCGCCATCCTCTCTGCCCGTCACGAAGTGCAATATTCACGTCTGTTCCGAAGCTAG